From the Deinococcus planocerae genome, the window TCCCCACCGTGCTCGTGGGACAGTTCGCGGGCGTGCTGGTGGACCGGCTGGACTACCGGCGGGTGCTCGTCTGGACCAATCTGGGGATGGCCGCCGTCACCCTGGGGTTCCTGGCCGTCACGCACGCCTCCTGGTGGCTCGTGGCCCTGGTCAGCTTCGTCGCGTCGAGTGTGGGACAGTTCCTCGGTCCCGCTGAGAACGCCCTGCTCCCCACGCTGGTCGGGCGCGAGCGGCTGGGGGAAGCCAACAGCCTGAACGCCCTGAACAACAACCTCGCGCGCCTGATCGGTCCCGCCCTGGGGGGGCTGATCCTGGCGCAGCTCGGCTTCGCGGCGGTGATTCTGCTCGACGTGCTGACGTTTCTGGTGGCCGCCCTGCTGCTCGCGGGTGTGGTGAGCGCGCCGCCTGTGCGCAAGCCCGTGACGAGGCGGGTGGCTTTCCTGCGGGAGTGGCGCGAGGGTGTGGCAGTGGTGGCGAAGGACCCCACGTTGCGCGCCCTCTTCGTGATCGTCGCAGTCGTGGCGTTCGGGGAGGGGTTCATCTCCACCCTGATGGCCCCGTTCGTCCGCGACATTCTGGGTGGGAACGGACAGACCCTCGGATTCATCATGTCGGTCCAGGCGGTCGGGGGGATCATCGGAGCCTGGCTGGTGGCGCGGGTGGCCGACCACCACCCGGCCTTGCGCCTGCTGGCCCTCGGCGCCTGGGGGAGCGGCCTGCTGCTGCTCCTGTACTTCAACTACGCGCTGGTGTACCGGGAGGTGTGGCCCGCGGTGGTCATCACCGCCGTCGCCGGTGTCCCGTTCGCGGTGTTCGGGACGGCCCAGAACCTGGGTCTTCAGCGGGCGGCACCCCAGGAGACCATCGGGCGGGTGTTCAGTGCGTGTTCCGGCCTGATGGGGTTGACGATGTTGATAGGGATAGGCGTTTCGGGGGTCCTGGGCGAGCGAGTGGGCGTCCTTGTGATCAATGTGGACGCCGCGACTTACCTGCTGGCTGGCCTCATCGCCTGGTGGGTGGTGCGCAGAGCGTCCACTCAGAAGGACAGCGAGGTGGTGGGGAGAGAGAAGACCACTTAGGTGGGCTTGCCGCTCGTCCCCTTTACCCTCCGTATCGACCTCTTGAGACCAGCCCGTACCCTGGGAGAAGACCTGTGCTGGCATTTGGGAGCTTCCTCAAGTGACCGCCTCACTCACAGGCGGTGCCGTCTCCGTCCCGGTCCAGCGCTGGGTTGTATCCGGGTTGCCCCCGTCGTAACGGAGCTGCACCGGCAGCCCGGGCCTCGGCGCAACTGCGGTAGAGCGGGGTAGCCGGTGTGGGCCGAGTTGGGGAGGAGACAGGTGGTGTCGCCGGGGTTGCCGCCTTGGGAACTGCCGGTCCACGCTCCACCGCGATGGCGTACTTTCCGCCTGGCTGCACGGTCACCGTCACCGTTCCGTTGAGGTCGGTGCGGTAGATCGCCGCTCCCATCCGCTTGTACAGGTCCAGCGCCTGTGCCGTGGGATGCCCGTAGTTGTTCTCGCCCACGCCGATGACGACGTTCCTCGGGCGGACGGCCTGCAACCACGCCAGGTGGTCACCGTTCGCTGCGCCGTGGTGAATGCTCTTGTACACGTCCACCGGACCGAGGAAGCTCGCGGGGTAGGTCTTCAACCAGGCCTGGGTCTCCGGGGTCTCGCTGTCTCCGGTCATCAGCAGGCGGAAAGTGCCGTATTGAACGAGCAGACCGACGCTGTTGACGTTCTGCTCGTCCCTGGGCATCCCGGGTGGGGGCGGCAGGACCGTGACTTTGACGCTCCCGAGGTTGATCACCTGGTTCCGGGCGAGCAGGCCCTGGGTGCCAGCCTGCTGCGCGGCCTGGGTGAGCCTGCTCCAGGTCTGGGTGGTGGCGGCGATGCCGTTGTTGAGGAAAAATTTCGGTTTGAACAGCGTGACTGCCGGGATGAGACCCGTGATGTGGTCGGCGTCGCCGTGGCTGGCGACGATGAGGTCGAGGCTCTGCACCCCGTATTTCTTGAGGAGCACTTGCATCCGGGTCTCACTGCGGCCCCCGTCATAGAGCAGGCTCTTGCCCTCGGGTGAGGTCACGAGCACGGCGTCCCCCTGTCCCACGTCGAGGAAGCGGATGGTGAGGACACCGGGAGTCTGGGCGGAAGCCAGCCCGAAGGACAGGGCGGCGAGGGCGAGAAGGGGCCTCACAGATCGATCTCTCCGGCAGGCGGGACCACGTTCAGGGCGTCGAGCTGGGCCTGTGCGGTGTGCCGACGTTCCCGGGTGGCCGCGTGGTCGATCTCGACCGTCAGGTCCCCGGCCTCGACGTGGAGCCGAAGCACGTCGCCTTCTTGTACGCCTCGGGGCAGGCTCGCCAGCGGCCAGTCTTCGACCGAGCCGTCTTCGAGTTCCACGCGGGCGAGGCCGCCTTCGATGGCGTCCACGGTCAGGAGGCCGGTGAGCACCGGCTCGGGTGTCTCTGGGGGCATGGCTGCAACGTAGCGTATGGCCCCTCAACGCGTGTGCCTGTCCCGGCCATCGGTAGAGCGCGCCGCAGCAACACGTGTTATAGCTGGCTACTTTTTCGCCTGATCAACAATTCGTCTCCGGTGCTGAGCCATGCCGCAGGTCCTGGGGCCGCTCTGTTGCTTCAGAAGCGCTGAATTTAGGGAGATAAATTCATATAAGCACGGGGTAATAATTGAGGTCTGCAATGTATGACCGTACTAAGATGTTATACTATTCTGGTATTGCTTGGCAAAATTCGCTGCGAATATAAAGACGACTTGAGTATGTAAAAACACAATCGATACCCCGCACCGGGTCCACCACCAGGCACCCGCCGGTCTGCTGACAGCCGACCAGGTAGGACGCCTGCGCCAGGTCGTCGTCGTAGAAGCGTTGGAAGTACATGCCCGAAGCGTATACCCCCA encodes:
- a CDS encoding excalibur calcium-binding domain-containing protein; translation: MRPLLALAALSFGLASAQTPGVLTIRFLDVGQGDAVLVTSPEGKSLLYDGGRSETRMQVLLKKYGVQSLDLIVASHGDADHITGLIPAVTLFKPKFFLNNGIAATTQTWSRLTQAAQQAGTQGLLARNQVINLGSVKVTVLPPPPGMPRDEQNVNSVGLLVQYGTFRLLMTGDSETPETQAWLKTYPASFLGPVDVYKSIHHGAANGDHLAWLQAVRPRNVVIGVGENNYGHPTAQALDLYKRMGAAIYRTDLNGTVTVTVQPGGKYAIAVERGPAVPKAATPATPPVSSPTRPTPATPLYRSCAEARAAGAAPLRRGQPGYNPALDRDGDGTACE
- a CDS encoding DUF3006 domain-containing protein is translated as MPPETPEPVLTGLLTVDAIEGGLARVELEDGSVEDWPLASLPRGVQEGDVLRLHVEAGDLTVEIDHAATRERRHTAQAQLDALNVVPPAGEIDL
- a CDS encoding MFS transporter, which translates into the protein MTLAPPRPLLLEANFARVWWAGLISWIGNGALFIALPVQVYGETGSTLVTALVVMAGALPTVLVGQFAGVLVDRLDYRRVLVWTNLGMAAVTLGFLAVTHASWWLVALVSFVASSVGQFLGPAENALLPTLVGRERLGEANSLNALNNNLARLIGPALGGLILAQLGFAAVILLDVLTFLVAALLLAGVVSAPPVRKPVTRRVAFLREWREGVAVVAKDPTLRALFVIVAVVAFGEGFISTLMAPFVRDILGGNGQTLGFIMSVQAVGGIIGAWLVARVADHHPALRLLALGAWGSGLLLLLYFNYALVYREVWPAVVITAVAGVPFAVFGTAQNLGLQRAAPQETIGRVFSACSGLMGLTMLIGIGVSGVLGERVGVLVINVDAATYLLAGLIAWWVVRRASTQKDSEVVGREKTT